The following proteins come from a genomic window of Rhodohalobacter sp. 614A:
- the radC gene encoding RadC family protein: MELEEFDTDQYKGRAVREMMPDEQPREKLLKYGPESLSNAELLAILLRTGSKGMNVVDTSRALLDRFRGLRNLSKQDWQSLKIIPGIAQVKALTLEAVFELARRIQMESLGDEVTITTPEMAAAYFMPRLRDLKHEEFYVAFLNNSKVLTGYKKISSGSSTATVVDPAEVMRQAILNHANSILLVHNHPSGYLKESKADITLTNRLSEAGNMLGVPVIDHIIIAGDGYISLRNKNILT, encoded by the coding sequence ATGGAACTGGAAGAATTTGATACCGATCAATATAAAGGGCGGGCTGTCCGGGAGATGATGCCCGATGAACAGCCGCGTGAAAAACTGCTAAAGTACGGGCCTGAAAGCCTGTCGAATGCGGAGTTACTGGCAATTCTGTTACGAACCGGCTCTAAAGGAATGAATGTAGTGGATACCTCCCGCGCACTGCTCGATCGGTTTCGTGGACTGAGAAATCTTTCCAAACAAGACTGGCAATCGCTGAAAATAATTCCGGGTATCGCTCAAGTAAAAGCATTAACGCTCGAAGCCGTATTTGAACTGGCCAGGCGAATTCAAATGGAATCTTTGGGGGATGAAGTCACAATCACCACGCCCGAAATGGCTGCGGCTTATTTTATGCCACGCCTCAGAGATTTAAAACACGAAGAGTTTTATGTAGCATTTCTCAACAATTCCAAGGTCTTAACCGGCTACAAAAAAATCAGTTCCGGCAGTTCAACAGCCACTGTTGTCGATCCCGCAGAAGTAATGCGCCAGGCAATTTTAAACCACGCCAATAGCATTCTTCTCGTTCACAATCATCCGTCCGGTTATCTGAAGGAATCGAAGGCAGATATTACTCTGACCAATCGTTTGAGTGAGGCAGGAAACATGCTTGGGGTGCCGGTTATCGATCATATTATTATTGCCGGGGATGGCTACATAAGCCTCAGAAATAAAAATATTCTTACCTGA
- a CDS encoding RNA polymerase sigma factor, which produces MDYSELVYAVERGDMQTANRMCAEAIPILKKYLISKVNASPEDAEDAVQKMFEYVIPKIQNDEITSPSGLLSYMLAGARHSYYKIVRDFDLDKYGEIEEDLVSEADQVWNLVNEEQQTILSRCIEKLKGHYQEMITFLFDHPDADSNEIAEYFDISLNNAWIRKHRVIQQLSDCVQQYF; this is translated from the coding sequence ATGGACTATTCGGAATTGGTGTATGCTGTTGAAAGGGGCGATATGCAGACGGCAAACAGAATGTGTGCAGAAGCTATACCAATTTTGAAAAAGTATCTCATATCTAAGGTGAATGCCAGCCCTGAGGATGCGGAAGACGCGGTTCAAAAAATGTTTGAATACGTGATTCCGAAAATTCAGAATGATGAAATCACCAGTCCATCCGGATTGCTTTCCTATATGTTGGCCGGCGCAAGGCACAGTTACTACAAAATAGTTCGCGATTTTGATTTAGATAAGTACGGAGAAATCGAAGAAGATTTGGTTTCGGAAGCCGACCAGGTTTGGAATCTCGTGAATGAAGAACAGCAAACGATTCTTTCAAGATGTATCGAGAAGTTGAAGGGGCACTACCAGGAAATGATTACTTTCCTGTTTGACCACCCGGATGCAGACTCTAATGAGATTGCAGAATATTTTGATATTTCATTGAATAATGCGTGGATACGTAAACACAGAGTAATTCAGCAGTTGAGCGATTGTGTGCAGCAATATTTCTAA